CATTGCAATGCAGATCTCCGACCGCGCGCTGGTGATGGGTCACGGCAGCATCGTGTTCGACGGCACACCGGACAGCCTCAGGGCCGATGCCACCACCCGCAAAGAGTGGTTGGAAGTTTGATACTTCCGGGATTCGGGGCCGCGCCCCGGATCCCTCTTGTCTCGGCAGCGACTGCGTGCCATTGTTGCGTCGCGACAAAAGCCTAGAATCCTCGAAAAAGAACACTCGTGCTTTTTCTTCTTTTTCTTCACCCACCAAGGAACGCAGCATGACGGCTGAATACAAAGTGCTCGGCGATGTCGCCGTGATCACACTGACCAACCCGCCGGTCAACGGTCTCGGTTTTTCGACCCGCATCGGCATTACCGATGGGCTGTCGAAGGCCAATGCCGACGACGCCGTCAAGGCCATCGTCATCACGGGCGCCGGCAAGGCGTTCTCGGGCGGTGCGGACATCAAGGAATTCGGCACGCCCAAGGCGCTGCAAGAGCCCAACCTGCTGAGCGTAATCCTCTCGCTCGAAGCCTCTCCCAAGCCCATCGTCGCAGCCATTCACTCCGTGTGCATGGGCGGCGGCCTCGAACTGGCGCTCGGCTGCCACTACCGTGTGGCGGCTCCCGGCACCAGCGTCGCACTGCCTGAAGTCAAGCTCGGCCTCCTGCCGGGCGCCGGCGGCACGCAGCGCCTGCCGCGCGTGCTGGGCGTGGAAACCGCGCTCAACATGATCGTGAGCGGCGAGCCGGTCAAGAGCGAGCTGCTCGCTTCGCTGCCGGGCCAAAAGTTGTTCGACCGGCTCGCGGCCTCGGCCGAATCGGTGTTCGAGGAGGCTGTGGCCTTCGCGAAATCCGTCGCGGGCAAGGGAGGCGAGTTGCCGCTGGTGCGCAACCTGCCGTGCAGGCATCCGCAGGGCGATGCCTACTTCCAGTTCGCCAAGAACATGGTCGGCGGCATGTCGAAGAACTATCCGGCGCCGCTCAAATGCGTCGATGCGGTGCAGGCGGCCACCAAGCTCAAGTTCGACGAGGGCATGGCCGAAGAGCGCCGCTTGTTCACCGCGCTCATGTTCACGCCCGAATCGCTGGCGCTGCGCCACCTGTTCATGGCCGAGCGCGCGGCTTCCAAGATTCCCGACGTGGCCGAAGACACGCCCAAGCGAGAGGTCAAGTCGGTCGGCGTGATCGGCGCCGGCACCATGGGCGGCGGCATTTCGATGAACTTCCTGAATGCGGGCATCCCCGTCAAGATTCTCGAGATGAAGCAGGAAGCGATCGATCGCGGCATTGCCACCATCAAGAAGAACTACGAAGCCCAGGTCAAGAAGGGCAAGCTCAAGCAGGACAAGTACGAGCAGCGCATGGCGCTCCTGAGCACCACGCTCAGCTACGACGACCTGAAGGACGCCGACCTGATCATCGAAGCCGTGTTCGAGGAATTCGGCGTGAAAGAGAAGGTGTTCAAGGAGCTCGACCGCGTGGCCAAGAAGGGCGCGATCCTGGCTTCGAACACCTCGACGCTCGACGTCGACAAGATTGCCGCGTTCACCGACCGTCCGCAGGACGTGGTCGGCATGCACTTCTTCAGCCCGGCCAACGTGATGAAGCTGCTCGAAGTAGTGCGCGGCAAGGCCACCGCGAAAGACGTTCTGGCCACCGTCATGGACATTGGCAAGAAGATCAAGAAGACGGCCGTGGTCTCGGGCGTGTGCGACGGCTTCATCGGCAACCGCATGATCGAGCAGTACTCGCGCCAGGCGGGCTTCCTGCTCGACGAAGGCGCCACGCCGCAGCAGGTCGACAAGGCCGTCGAGAAGTTCGGCTTTGCCATGGGCCCGTTCCGCATGGGCGACCTGGCCGGTAACGACATCGGCTGGGCCATTCGCAAGCGCCGCGCCACCGAACGCGCCGACATGAAGTACAGCCGCACGGCCGACAAGCTTTGCGAACTGGGCCGCTTCGGCCAGAAGACCGGGGCAGGGTGGTACGACTACCAGGCCGGCAAGCGCGATGCGATTCCGTCGGACCTCGTCAACAAGATGATCGAGGACCACCGCAAGGAACTCGGCATCACGCCGCGCAAGATCTCCGACGAGGAAATCGTTCAGCGCCTGGTGTACGCATTGGTCAACGAAGGCGCGCACATCCTGGAAGACGGCATTGCCTCGAAGTCCGGCGACATCGACATGGTGTACCTCACCGGCTATGGCTTCCCCATCTGGCGCGGCGGTCCGATGCACTACGCATCGCAGGTCGGCCTGTACAACGTGGCCGAGACGATGAAGCGCTTTGCGAAGAATCCGCGCGACGACGCCGAGTTCTGGCAGCCGGCCCCGCTGATCCAGAAG
The Variovorax paradoxus genome window above contains:
- a CDS encoding 3-hydroxyacyl-CoA dehydrogenase NAD-binding domain-containing protein, with protein sequence MTAEYKVLGDVAVITLTNPPVNGLGFSTRIGITDGLSKANADDAVKAIVITGAGKAFSGGADIKEFGTPKALQEPNLLSVILSLEASPKPIVAAIHSVCMGGGLELALGCHYRVAAPGTSVALPEVKLGLLPGAGGTQRLPRVLGVETALNMIVSGEPVKSELLASLPGQKLFDRLAASAESVFEEAVAFAKSVAGKGGELPLVRNLPCRHPQGDAYFQFAKNMVGGMSKNYPAPLKCVDAVQAATKLKFDEGMAEERRLFTALMFTPESLALRHLFMAERAASKIPDVAEDTPKREVKSVGVIGAGTMGGGISMNFLNAGIPVKILEMKQEAIDRGIATIKKNYEAQVKKGKLKQDKYEQRMALLSTTLSYDDLKDADLIIEAVFEEFGVKEKVFKELDRVAKKGAILASNTSTLDVDKIAAFTDRPQDVVGMHFFSPANVMKLLEVVRGKATAKDVLATVMDIGKKIKKTAVVSGVCDGFIGNRMIEQYSRQAGFLLDEGATPQQVDKAVEKFGFAMGPFRMGDLAGNDIGWAIRKRRATERADMKYSRTADKLCELGRFGQKTGAGWYDYQAGKRDAIPSDLVNKMIEDHRKELGITPRKISDEEIVQRLVYALVNEGAHILEDGIASKSGDIDMVYLTGYGFPIWRGGPMHYASQVGLYNVAETMKRFAKNPRDDAEFWQPAPLIQKLVAEGKSFS